GTTTTAAGCCAGTATCAACAAACTAAAATTGTTACAATGGGACAATTCATCAAGATCTTGACACTTAGCCAACCAGCCGGTTAAAGCTCCCGGGTAGCTTCTTGTTTTTAGAAAAAATCAATAATCATACAAATTTTGCTTCCAGCGGAGCCTCCACCATCATCTCCTACTCACAATCGCTGTTCGCAAAAAAACATACACTGTCCACTTTTGAACACTTCTTTGCCATTCCAGTAGCTAATAAACTGACTATTAGTTAGGTAAAAACCGGGTATGGGTTTTGTATTTCAAAAATCGAAATCCAAAATCCAATAGCTATCAGCCGTGTTCAAAAACTATCTGAAAGTCGCCTTTCGTAATCTCTGGAAACATAAGATTTTTTCATTTATCAATATTATGGGCCTGACGGTAGGGATGTCGGCTTGTTTTTTGATATTCCTGTATGTCTACTTCGAGCTGAGCTACGATGCTTTCAATACCAAAGCCGACCGGGTTTACAGATTGGTGACCGATATAAAAACCCCTTCCGAGACCCTCAACACAGGCAGTACTTCCTGGGCGTTTGCACCCAACATTAAAATCGATTTTCCGGAAGTCGAAGCCTTTACGCGCGTCAACGGCGGCAGCTTTTTAGTCAGGAAAGGGGAAATCAAATTTCAGGAAGAGAAAACCGTATTTGCGGATTCCAGCATTTTTAAGGTATTGGGATTTAAATTATTAAAAGGAAACCCGGAGACGGCGCTGAAAAACCAGCTAAGCCTTGTTTTTACTGAAAAAGCGGCCAGGAAATACTTCGGCGATACCGATCCGGTTGGAAAAACTTTGCTCTTGTCGGGTGAAGGCTTCCCCGCGATTGTTACCGGCGTGATGGAAGATATCCCTGAAAATTCACAGATCAAGGGGGATATGTTCGTGTCTATGTCGACGCTGACACAGAAATTCAATAAGGGGATTGATCAGGAGTGGGGTAATTTCGGCGCTACGACCTACCTGCTTTTAAAACCGGGAACAAGCGGAAAAGCTTTGGAGAAAAAGCTTCCGGGATTTCTCAAAAACCGCGCAGGAAAGCTCATGAACGAGCTGAATATGCATTACACGCTTTTTCTCGAACCGCTTCGGGATGTGCACCTGCGCTCAACCCGCGGCTCGGACGATTCGGGCAGTATGAACAACGTATATATCTTTTCGGTTGTGGCCGTATTCATCCTGCTGATTGCCTGCATCAATTTTGTAAACCTCACTACGGCACGCTCCGTTGAAAGGGCGAGGGAAGTGGGCATCCGCAAAGTTGTTGGTGCCCAGAAGTGGCTGGTTGCCAGGCAGTTTCTCAGCGAATCAATCTTACTCTGCCTGATCGCATTCATTTTTGCCGTGGTTTTATCCGCTGCCTTGATCCCTTTGTTCAACAACCTGTCCGGCAAGATCATCAGTGAAGGCATCCTGCATAACCTTCCTTTTGTCGGTGGTTTATTCCTGGCTTCGATCATCATCGGAGCTGTTGCGGGCATTTATCCTGCACTGGTTTTGTCTTCTTTTGAACCGGTCGTGGTGCTGAAAGGGCGTTTTACTACCAGCCTCAAAGGGGTGTTACTGCGGAAAGGACTGGTGTCGGTTCAGTTTGCCATTTCTATTGCGCTGATTATCGCAACAATTGTGGTTTATACGCAAATGAACTTCATGCGCAACCGCGATCTGGGTTTTAGCAAGGACCAGATGCTGATCGTCAATTCGGAAGGAGATCCTAAGAAAGAAGCATTCAAGGAATCACTCCGGAATTTGACAGGCGTGAAGTCAACGGCCACTTCTTCCAGCGTACCGGGAAGCGGGAACCCGGGAGCCTATTCGGAAATAGAAAATAAAAGCGGCGACCTGCAGATTGCCAATCTGGACCTGTATTTTGTGGATTTCGATTATATCAATCAGTTTAAGCTCAAAATGGTAGCAGGCCGGCCTTTTGAAAGGGAATTCGGCACAGACACGACCCAGGCCATGGTGATTAACGAAGCGGCTGTTAAACTCTTCGGCTACAGTTCTCCCGAGCAGGCAATCGGCCGCCGTTTCAGGCAATGGGGAAGAGAAGGAAAAATCATTGGCGTCGTGAAGGACTTTCATTTCAGGGCACTTCACGAGCCTATCAAGCCCCTAACCATGCGGATTGAGACAAGAAATTCGGACCTTGTTTCGGTTAAGATCGATGGTGGCAATGTCAAAGGCACGGTTGCGGCGATTGAAAGCAAATGGAAATCCATCATGCCTAACCGCCCGTTCAGCTACTATTTCATGGATGAGTTCTTCGATCGCCAATACCGCAGTGAAGAACGTTTCGAAAAGCTGTTTTTCAACTTTGCAATCCTGGCCATTTTCATCTCCTGTTTAGGATTACTCGGATTGGCTTCTTACAGCACGATGCAGCGCACGAAGGAAATTGGCGTCCGGAAAGTGATGGGCGCGTCAGTAGGCAGCATTGTGGGATTGCTTTCCCAGGATTTTTTAAAACTTGTCCTGATCGCTTTCGTTGTCGCCTCGCCGATCGCTTATTACGGCATGTACAAATGGCTGCAAAACTTCGCCTACCGCACTGACATCCACTGGTGGATATTCCTGATTGCGGCATTTTTGTCAACAGCCATCGCTTTCGTGACGGTAAGTTTTCAAAGTATCAGGGCAGCATTGACGAATCCGGTAAAGTCCTTGCGAAGCGAATAATGCCGGGTAACCTGTCTACGAGCATTGCAACAGGTACTTCATACCTGCCGGGTTATTATCGATCATCTCAAAAACCTGCTGCCCGTTTTCCAGCGGGGCTACTTCGGTAATCAATGCGCTCAACGGAATGTCGCCATTTGCCGCCAGCGCAATCGCTTCTTCGAAATCCCGCGGCTCATATACCCTCGCCCCGATCAGTTTCAGTTCACGCCAGAAAAACCGGAACAGATCAACCGGCTTTGGCTGAGCATGAATGGCCACCATCACAATGCGACCTCTGGCTTTCGGTAATTGCGTCATCACATGCACGCCGGCCTGGGTACCGGAAACTTCAAAAACCACATCCGCCATGGCGCCATTTGAGAAGGTAGCTACTTCGGCCGCCAGATCTTTTTCCAATGGGTTAACCGTTTTCAAACCCAGCGATTCCGCCAGTTCAATGCGTGTCGGGTTTACTTCGGAGATCAGCACATTCGCGCCTTTTTGCCGCGCAACCAATGCAACGAGCATTCCGATCGGCCCGCCACCGATCACGGCAACATACTCCCCGGCTTTTACTTCTCCAAGGCGGACATCGTGACAAGCTACCGCCAACGGTTCGATCATCGCGCCCTCCCGCAGCGAAAGGTTTTCGGGTAGCCGGTGTAACGTGTAAGCCGGCACGTTCCAGTACGATTGCATCCCGCCCACGGTGTCGATACCGATGAATTTGAGGTTCTTTCCGATGTGGTTGCAGTCGTTATCAGAAGGATCTTCGGCTCCGGGTTTCAGCGGACGCACGGCTACTTTATCGCCAATCGCCCAGCCTGTCACGTCCGCTCCGATCGCATCGATTTCCGCAGAAACCTCGTGCCCGATCACCTGAGGAATTTGCACCCGCTGGTCCATATTACCATGATAGATGTGCACGTCCGTGCCGCAAACGCCGCAGTAAGCCACTTTCAAGCGAACGTCCCCAGCCTGCAATTCCTGCTTCTCGGAGTCCTGAACCGTAAATGTTTTATTTCCAGAATATACTAGTGATTTCATGTTGTTGTTCTTTAGCTGTTAGCCGTTAGCTTTTAGCTGTTAGCTGTTAGCTTGTTTTTTAATTTATTGTTATTAGTTAATTGCATTACTTGTTCACGCTCATTCGTGTGCCACTAGCTATTGGTTGATAGTACCTCAA
This Dyadobacter sp. UC 10 DNA region includes the following protein-coding sequences:
- a CDS encoding ABC transporter permease, giving the protein MFKNYLKVAFRNLWKHKIFSFINIMGLTVGMSACFLIFLYVYFELSYDAFNTKADRVYRLVTDIKTPSETLNTGSTSWAFAPNIKIDFPEVEAFTRVNGGSFLVRKGEIKFQEEKTVFADSSIFKVLGFKLLKGNPETALKNQLSLVFTEKAARKYFGDTDPVGKTLLLSGEGFPAIVTGVMEDIPENSQIKGDMFVSMSTLTQKFNKGIDQEWGNFGATTYLLLKPGTSGKALEKKLPGFLKNRAGKLMNELNMHYTLFLEPLRDVHLRSTRGSDDSGSMNNVYIFSVVAVFILLIACINFVNLTTARSVERAREVGIRKVVGAQKWLVARQFLSESILLCLIAFIFAVVLSAALIPLFNNLSGKIISEGILHNLPFVGGLFLASIIIGAVAGIYPALVLSSFEPVVVLKGRFTTSLKGVLLRKGLVSVQFAISIALIIATIVVYTQMNFMRNRDLGFSKDQMLIVNSEGDPKKEAFKESLRNLTGVKSTATSSSVPGSGNPGAYSEIENKSGDLQIANLDLYFVDFDYINQFKLKMVAGRPFEREFGTDTTQAMVINEAAVKLFGYSSPEQAIGRRFRQWGREGKIIGVVKDFHFRALHEPIKPLTMRIETRNSDLVSVKIDGGNVKGTVAAIESKWKSIMPNRPFSYYFMDEFFDRQYRSEERFEKLFFNFAILAIFISCLGLLGLASYSTMQRTKEIGVRKVMGASVGSIVGLLSQDFLKLVLIAFVVASPIAYYGMYKWLQNFAYRTDIHWWIFLIAAFLSTAIAFVTVSFQSIRAALTNPVKSLRSE
- a CDS encoding zinc-dependent alcohol dehydrogenase; translation: MKSLVYSGNKTFTVQDSEKQELQAGDVRLKVAYCGVCGTDVHIYHGNMDQRVQIPQVIGHEVSAEIDAIGADVTGWAIGDKVAVRPLKPGAEDPSDNDCNHIGKNLKFIGIDTVGGMQSYWNVPAYTLHRLPENLSLREGAMIEPLAVACHDVRLGEVKAGEYVAVIGGGPIGMLVALVARQKGANVLISEVNPTRIELAESLGLKTVNPLEKDLAAEVATFSNGAMADVVFEVSGTQAGVHVMTQLPKARGRIVMVAIHAQPKPVDLFRFFWRELKLIGARVYEPRDFEEAIALAANGDIPLSALITEVAPLENGQQVFEMIDNNPAGMKYLLQCS